Proteins encoded in a region of the Shewanella polaris genome:
- the sohB gene encoding protease SohB → MEFLYEYGLFLAKAVTIVAAILAVVVLVLASSMKIKSDKGELRLTDISDELLQLKHQLKEELLPKKQFKAYEKQVKADEKAAEKQQLTTGKVFVIDFKGSIDAHEVASLREEVTAILTIADKDDQVLVNVESGGGMVHGYGLASSQLDRLRQANIPLSICIDKVAASGGYMMACVANKVYAAPFAIVGSIGVVAQVPNFNRLLKKHDIDYEQHTAGDFKRTLTIFGENTDEGRAKFQQELEETHVLFKEFVGRYRPHMDITKVATGEHWYGQQAIDLGLIDEVSTSDDVILTLVKTHQVIKIKYQMKKKLADKIAHGASLAVNTVMNRLAERNQSV, encoded by the coding sequence TTGGAATTTTTATATGAATACGGTCTGTTTTTAGCTAAAGCAGTTACCATTGTTGCCGCTATTTTAGCGGTAGTAGTATTAGTGTTGGCGAGCAGCATGAAAATCAAATCTGATAAAGGTGAGTTAAGACTCACTGATATTTCAGATGAGTTGCTACAGCTCAAGCATCAGTTAAAAGAAGAGTTACTGCCTAAAAAGCAATTTAAAGCTTACGAAAAGCAGGTAAAAGCAGACGAAAAAGCGGCTGAAAAGCAGCAACTAACGACAGGAAAAGTGTTCGTTATTGATTTTAAAGGCAGTATTGATGCGCACGAAGTAGCGTCATTACGTGAAGAAGTGACCGCAATTTTAACCATTGCAGACAAAGACGACCAAGTCTTGGTTAATGTTGAAAGTGGCGGTGGCATGGTGCATGGTTATGGCCTTGCTTCAAGCCAGTTAGATCGTTTACGTCAAGCCAATATTCCGTTGTCAATTTGCATTGATAAAGTAGCCGCTAGTGGTGGTTATATGATGGCGTGTGTGGCTAATAAAGTGTATGCAGCTCCTTTTGCTATTGTTGGATCGATTGGTGTTGTGGCACAAGTGCCTAACTTTAATCGTTTGCTGAAAAAACATGACATTGACTACGAACAACATACAGCAGGTGACTTTAAGCGAACGTTAACCATTTTTGGTGAAAATACCGATGAAGGCAGAGCTAAGTTCCAACAAGAACTCGAAGAAACACATGTATTATTTAAAGAGTTTGTTGGCCGCTATCGTCCTCATATGGACATTACCAAAGTGGCAACAGGTGAACATTGGTATGGTCAACAAGCCATTGATTTAGGTTTAATTGATGAGGTATCTACCAGTGATGATGTGATTTTAACGTTAGTTAAGACCCATCAAGTGATCAAAATAAAATATCAAATGAAGAAAAAACTGGCTGACAAAATTGCCCATGGCGCATCGTTGGCCGTTAATACCGTGATGAATCGTTTAGCTGAGCGTAATCAGTCAGTATAA
- a CDS encoding DUF3083 family protein, producing MSVSRQKKVYLPTATRKNQYITIGFPLTDEYLNAYSDLETCYDEFSKLVYQLAEKQELYNVHVVTTDKLPMVRFHNEAYCLNSEEQIRFFYNPAHHEANSLHSVAGFRARKLRIVFLATGHDLRSNSAEFHSHVQKFIAELKPLLPVKDVPIKVRDHQHISYDFFAKAKGLKETYGYKLRAVDSRYHRRHCELPENVSTLNYVTINIPVERRIKKQLLANDTTDFSSVYQNLCDKFIKATASKQLKRVAVVANGKLPLVRNSKYEQLTSTNEFQMIGFDPHSESPEPICHWDANKLVDAFRFVIVAGKSDETDEGYGRFMNQVEEAIRLFTNELDIDKEHADVILRFHQHISYKA from the coding sequence ATGTCCGTCAGTCGTCAAAAAAAAGTATACTTGCCCACCGCAACACGTAAAAATCAATACATTACCATTGGTTTCCCATTAACCGATGAATATCTTAATGCTTACAGTGATTTAGAAACTTGTTACGATGAGTTCAGTAAATTGGTTTATCAATTAGCTGAAAAACAAGAATTGTACAACGTCCACGTTGTTACCACTGACAAATTACCTATGGTACGCTTCCACAACGAAGCTTATTGCTTAAACTCAGAAGAGCAAATACGCTTTTTTTATAATCCAGCCCATCATGAAGCCAACAGTTTACATAGCGTTGCAGGTTTTCGAGCAAGAAAGCTTAGAATAGTATTTTTAGCCACGGGTCATGATCTTCGTAGTAATTCAGCTGAATTCCATTCGCATGTGCAAAAATTTATCGCTGAATTAAAACCGTTATTACCTGTTAAAGATGTGCCCATTAAAGTCCGTGACCACCAGCATATTTCTTATGACTTTTTTGCCAAAGCAAAGGGACTCAAAGAAACGTACGGATATAAATTGCGTGCTGTAGACAGCCGTTATCATCGCCGCCACTGTGAGCTACCAGAAAATGTGAGTACGCTCAATTATGTCACCATCAACATTCCGGTAGAACGTCGTATTAAAAAGCAATTACTTGCAAATGATACCACTGACTTTTCAAGTGTTTATCAAAATTTATGCGACAAGTTTATCAAAGCAACAGCAAGTAAGCAGTTAAAGCGTGTTGCCGTTGTCGCTAACGGTAAATTACCACTTGTACGTAACAGTAAGTATGAGCAATTAACCAGTACCAACGAATTTCAGATGATTGGATTTGACCCTCACTCTGAGTCGCCTGAACCTATTTGCCATTGGGATGCCAATAAGCTTGTAGATGCTTTCCGATTTGTCATTGTCGCGGGTAAAAGTGATGAAACTGACGAAGGTTATGGTCGCTTTATGAATCAAGTAGAAGAAGCGATACGTCTATTTACTAATGAACTTGATATCGATAAAGAGCATGCTGATGTTATTTTACGTTTTCATCAACACATCAGTTATAAAGCCTAA
- a CDS encoding arylesterase produces the protein MCAPTHAATVLILGDSLSAGYGMSEDQGWVQLLRNELPQNNIVNGSVSGETTAGGLRRLPNLLESSQPDLVVIELGGNDGLRGFPPNQLKLNLTKIIEISTAHGAKVLLTEIMVPPNYGPRYSKSFTQTYHQLAEEYNIKLIPFFMQKIATDTNLMQRDGIHPNEQAQASITQWMLPWITQELSD, from the coding sequence ATGTGCGCGCCTACCCATGCTGCCACGGTTTTGATCTTAGGTGATAGCTTAAGTGCAGGCTATGGCATGTCAGAAGACCAAGGTTGGGTACAATTACTCCGTAACGAATTGCCTCAAAACAACATTGTTAACGGCTCCGTCAGTGGTGAAACTACTGCTGGAGGGTTACGCCGACTCCCTAATTTACTGGAGTCTAGCCAACCAGACCTTGTGGTCATTGAGCTTGGCGGCAACGATGGTTTACGTGGTTTCCCACCTAATCAACTGAAATTAAATCTTACAAAAATCATCGAAATTTCTACAGCTCACGGTGCAAAAGTCTTGTTGACAGAAATTATGGTGCCACCAAATTATGGTCCTCGTTACAGTAAATCTTTTACACAGACTTATCATCAATTAGCTGAAGAATATAATATTAAGTTAATCCCTTTTTTCATGCAAAAAATTGCCACAGACACAAACTTAATGCAACGTGATGGTATTCATCCAAATGAACAAGCGCAAGCAAGCATTACGCAATGGATGCTACCTTGGATCACCCAAGAATTATCTGATTAA
- a CDS encoding ABC transporter ATP-binding protein: protein MSNNTDRNTNAIMVTNLNKTVVTQEGELTILNGINIEVKQGDSIAILGPSGSGKSTLLGLLAALDTPTSGEIVLDGVALSGLNEEQKAALRKQKVSFIFQSFMLVDTLTALENVMLPAELAGVKDAKQKAQAMLERVGLAHRLNHLPKQLSGGEQQRVAIARAFICEPKVLFADEPTGNLDSVNGDKIADMLFALNQESDTTLVLVTHDLHLARRCARQLVMENGHLSEPYAEDNSIIEDLSLELAVEVN, encoded by the coding sequence ATGTCTAATAATACTGATCGAAATACCAATGCCATTATGGTAACTAACCTCAATAAAACTGTTGTGACCCAAGAGGGAGAGTTGACTATCCTCAACGGCATTAATATAGAAGTCAAGCAAGGAGACAGTATTGCCATTTTGGGGCCATCAGGTTCTGGTAAGTCAACACTTCTTGGGTTGCTCGCTGCTTTAGACACTCCCACATCTGGTGAAATCGTGCTTGATGGTGTGGCATTGTCTGGTTTGAATGAAGAACAAAAAGCCGCGCTCCGTAAACAAAAAGTCAGTTTTATCTTTCAATCATTTATGTTGGTTGACACATTAACCGCGCTTGAAAACGTGATGTTACCTGCTGAGCTTGCTGGCGTAAAAGACGCCAAACAAAAAGCTCAAGCCATGCTTGAACGTGTTGGCTTGGCGCATCGATTAAATCATTTACCTAAACAATTGTCTGGTGGTGAGCAACAACGTGTCGCCATCGCTAGAGCTTTTATTTGCGAACCTAAAGTGCTGTTTGCAGATGAGCCAACGGGTAATTTAGACAGTGTCAATGGCGACAAAATTGCTGATATGTTGTTTGCGCTAAACCAAGAAAGCGATACCACCCTAGTTCTAGTGACTCATGATTTACATTTGGCCAGACGCTGCGCTCGTCAATTGGTGATGGAAAATGGCCACTTATCAGAACCCTATGCAGAAGATAACAGTATCATCGAAGATTTAAGCCTTGAACTTGCTGTGGAGGTCAATTAA